ACTTTCGAAATTTAAGGCTAATGCTTTTAAATCAACCGCTGGGTCTTCCCAAATTTGATTATAGATAAAACTATTAAACCATAAACTAAACAAGCGTTGCTGAAAGCTTAATAATGCATCCGTTTGATTTTGCTGAACAGCAGATTTTAAAGCATTCGCGTTTAATGACATCGTTTAAACTTATTAGTAAATCATACTAACAATTTAGTAGGGCAATATGACAATTAAATGACATTTAGCCATAATTTTACGATTCATTAAATTGTCATTATTTCTTCATCTCTTTTTTAAATAAATGTCACCGCATTGTTATACCGTAAGCTTAACTTCGATCTAGTGAAATTTGCTTGCAGAGATAATTAATAATGAACTTAAATAGCTACTATGATCCACAAACGGCAAAACATTCAACCACACCCCATTTAACAGTTGAATTAGCCCGTGATACTGCATCTATTTATGCCTCGCAACGCCTGCGTTATCAAATTTTTGCCGAAGAACAAGGCGCAGTTTTAAGCAGTGCTGCTTTAGGGATTGACTGTGATTATTATGATAACTTTTGTTATCACTTATTAGTACGCAATACCCAGACGCAGGAAGTGGTGGGTTCAACCCGCATTTTAACGCAAGCGCAAGCCGCACAAGCGGGTGGGTTTTATTCAAGCCATGAATTCAAATTTAATGGCTTATTTAACGAATTAAAAGGCAACGCTATTGAAATTGGGCGTACCTGTATTCACCCGCATTATCGTAATGGCGCAGGTATTGGCATGTTGTGGGTAGGGTTAGCGCAATTTATGCGTTTACATCAGGTCAATTATTTATTTGGTTGTGCCAGCGTCAGTATGCAGGATCAAGGGCAACAAGCTAGTTTGATTATGCAAACCGTCCGGGAGCGTTATTTAGCGCCAGATGCCTTACGCGTCACGCCGATTGTGCCTTTATTGCCAATAAGTGTAGAAAAATCACATAAATTAAGCATGCCGCCTTTATTAAAAGCCTATTTAAAATTAGGCGCATGGGTCGCGGGAGAAGCCTGTTTTGATCCCGATTTTAAAGTCGCTGACTTTTTTATTTTGTTGGATTTACAAAACTTAAATCAGCGTTATCACCAACATTTTATGCAACAGCAAACATACCATGATTTATTAAAAGTGGCATAAAATCGCCCGCAGATAAATAGGGAGTTAAAACTCCCTTACATACTCTCTGACTGCTGCAACATTAATTGCGGATAAGGCGAAAACCGATACCCTACCCCGCGCACCGTTTGCACATAATGGTCATAGCCAAATGGCATTAAGGCTTTACGCAACCGCAGAATATGCACGTCGACAGTGCGTTCTTCCACGTATAAACCGCGTTCCCAAACATAGGCTAATAAAGCCTCGCGTGAATAAACACGTTCAGGATGCTGCATGAAAAACTTCAATAAACGGAATTCAGTTGGCCCTAAATCCAATAACACTTGATTTGCAGTCGCTCGGTGACTGATGGGGTCTAATTGCAGGCCGTCAAAGCTAATCGCTTGCGAGCTTGGCAGTGGGGCATGCGTGCGGCGTAATACGGCTTCAATCCGTGCAATCAGTTCTGAGGGATAAAACGGCTTTGTTAAATAATCATCCACGCCCGCTTTAAAGCATTGCACTTTATCGGCTTCTTCAGCTTTTGCTGTTAACATAATCACCGGAATCGGCTGAAATTGGGGGTTACGTTTTAACAGTTGCACCAGTTCTAAACCGCTCATATCCGGCAGCATCCAGTCCATTAAAATTAACTGCGGCAGGTCTAAGGCAAGCTGGGTTTTGGCTTGATATGCGTCACCTGCTTCCAGCAAGTTAAAGCCCGCTCTATTCAAGGCTATACCCACAAGGGTACGAATAGGCTGTTCATCTTCCACGATTAAAATAGTTCGCATGGTTAAACCTATGTGAATTTTATTTGACGCGCAGATTAAAACATCATGATATTTCAATTGTGTGACGGTGAGCGCACAGATTGATACCTATTGAATTTTTTTCGCCAGCCATGCGAGACAGCAAAGGTGTGTACGGCAACATTACTAAATAGTTAGTTTTAACCGAATTGCCATAATTGCGTCACAGAAATGCCATAAGACAAGGCTACAGTGCGGGCATTGTCTAGTTGGAGATAGCTCATGCACGTATTTAAAACGTCCTTAATCACAGCGGCGGTTATGGTAGCGCTAAGCGCTTGTTCAAATGGTGACGATAATACCAGCAGCGTTACGCCTAGCCCTAGCGTGAAAAGTGTTAGCTTTAGCGCAACCCCCGCGCCCAGCACAGCGGACAAAATGCAAGTCACACACAGTAGTTCTGTTGCCACTGTTACGTATAGCGACAATACCACTAAGAGCTTTCCGTTAAGCTATCAGAAATTATTTGGTGTTAAGGATAAAGTCGGCGGCAATCCCAACGCGGCGGGACAGTTATATGACTACAGTATGTCGCCGATTAATGACCCTTACGGTATGCCCGTGATTGCCG
This DNA window, taken from Candidatus Thiocaldithrix dubininis, encodes the following:
- a CDS encoding GNAT family N-acyltransferase; protein product: MNLNSYYDPQTAKHSTTPHLTVELARDTASIYASQRLRYQIFAEEQGAVLSSAALGIDCDYYDNFCYHLLVRNTQTQEVVGSTRILTQAQAAQAGGFYSSHEFKFNGLFNELKGNAIEIGRTCIHPHYRNGAGIGMLWVGLAQFMRLHQVNYLFGCASVSMQDQGQQASLIMQTVRERYLAPDALRVTPIVPLLPISVEKSHKLSMPPLLKAYLKLGAWVAGEACFDPDFKVADFFILLDLQNLNQRYHQHFMQQQTYHDLLKVA
- the phoB gene encoding phosphate regulon transcriptional regulator PhoB, with product MRTILIVEDEQPIRTLVGIALNRAGFNLLEAGDAYQAKTQLALDLPQLILMDWMLPDMSGLELVQLLKRNPQFQPIPVIMLTAKAEEADKVQCFKAGVDDYLTKPFYPSELIARIEAVLRRTHAPLPSSQAISFDGLQLDPISHRATANQVLLDLGPTEFRLLKFFMQHPERVYSREALLAYVWERGLYVEERTVDVHILRLRKALMPFGYDHYVQTVRGVGYRFSPYPQLMLQQSESM